Proteins encoded by one window of Sediminicoccus rosea:
- a CDS encoding AzlD domain-containing protein → MAGAELALILLILACALLRAAGLLVAGRLRPDHPFVRWAASVALATLAAFITVAILAPSGLLAGIALPARLLGLAVALGWLAWRGGMLAPLMAGLSATALLDAGLRLLE, encoded by the coding sequence GTGGCCGGCGCTGAGCTTGCCCTGATCCTGCTGATCCTGGCCTGCGCGCTGCTGCGCGCGGCGGGGCTGCTGGTGGCTGGGCGGCTCAGGCCCGATCACCCCTTCGTGCGCTGGGCGGCCTCGGTGGCGCTTGCGACACTCGCCGCCTTCATCACGGTCGCGATCCTGGCACCCTCGGGCCTGCTCGCCGGCATCGCGCTGCCGGCGCGGCTGCTGGGCCTCGCCGTCGCGCTGGGCTGGCTCGCCTGGCGCGGCGGCATGCTGGCGCCGCTCATGGCGGGGCTGTCCGCCACCGCCCTCCTGGATGCCGGGCTTCGCCTGCTGGAATGA
- a CDS encoding TIGR01459 family HAD-type hydrolase has translation MTVQILEHLAPIADRYDGYVLDLWGVVHDGRQPYPGVLDCLAELKARGKRVVFLTNAPRRGWFIQNMLDGMGVERDLYAGIMSSGECSWLWLKERKLPWFAKLGRRAYHIGPERDLSVVEDGAAELVARPEDADFLLNTGPDPERKSKSVEPYRDELRACFEAGLPMLCVNPDRAVMVAGERLLCAGALADVYLEWGGDVFEAGKPDPAVYGPVMDLLGMTDKSRVVAVGDTPHTDLAGARHAGIDSLWALTGLTADAHGHDPSPGLLAHVLAEEGEAPVAALRSLRW, from the coding sequence ATGACCGTGCAGATTCTCGAACACCTCGCCCCCATCGCCGACCGCTATGACGGCTACGTGCTGGATCTCTGGGGCGTGGTGCATGACGGGCGGCAGCCCTATCCCGGCGTGCTCGACTGCCTGGCGGAGCTGAAGGCGCGCGGCAAGCGCGTCGTCTTCCTCACCAATGCGCCGCGGCGCGGCTGGTTCATCCAGAACATGCTGGACGGCATGGGCGTCGAGCGTGATCTCTATGCCGGCATCATGTCCTCGGGCGAATGCTCCTGGCTCTGGCTGAAGGAACGCAAGCTCCCCTGGTTCGCCAAGCTCGGTCGCCGCGCCTACCATATCGGCCCGGAGCGCGACCTCTCGGTGGTGGAGGATGGCGCGGCCGAACTCGTCGCCCGCCCCGAGGACGCCGATTTCCTGCTGAACACCGGCCCCGACCCCGAGCGGAAGTCGAAATCCGTCGAGCCCTATCGCGACGAGCTGCGCGCCTGCTTCGAGGCCGGCCTGCCCATGCTCTGCGTCAACCCGGACCGTGCCGTGATGGTGGCGGGCGAGCGGCTGCTCTGCGCCGGCGCGTTGGCCGATGTCTATCTCGAATGGGGCGGCGACGTCTTCGAGGCCGGCAAGCCCGACCCCGCCGTCTATGGCCCGGTGATGGATCTGCTGGGCATGACCGACAAGAGCCGCGTGGTGGCGGTGGGCGACACGCCGCACACCGACCTCGCGGGCGCCCGCCACGCCGGAATCGACAGCCTCTGGGCCCTGACCGGCCTGACCGCCGATGCCCATGGCCATGACCCCTCGCCCGGACTGCTCGCGCATGTGCTGGCCGAGGAAGGCGAGGCGCCGGTCGCCGCGCTCCGCAGCCTGCGCTGGTAG
- a CDS encoding Bug family tripartite tricarboxylate transporter substrate binding protein: MMLNRRSLLAAPALLPLAAAAQTGAQAPWQPSRQLRIIVPFSPGGSTDVGGRIIAERLSETLGQPVVVENRTGAGGAVGVEAAARSPADGYTMLVATNGVMTQAPHLGLMRAVDVRRELTYLSKIFTTDVIVVIHPSIPAQTLQEFVAYVRARPGQLSFATSGVGSGTHIFTELFMAVTGTQMVHVPYRGSGQAMADLVNGTVQVMLDQPASSIGQVRARAIRALATSGPARIAVLPDLPTFAEAGFGEATVQSWGSIAVPTGTPQPAQERLAAAVREAVSNPGVISRMAAAGLVAVGNTQAEMTQFAAQEFDRWGQVIRARNIRVD; encoded by the coding sequence ATGATGCTGAACCGCCGCTCCCTCCTCGCCGCGCCCGCGCTGCTGCCGCTGGCCGCCGCAGCCCAGACGGGGGCGCAAGCCCCGTGGCAGCCCAGCCGGCAGCTCCGCATCATCGTGCCCTTCTCGCCAGGGGGCAGCACGGATGTGGGCGGGCGCATCATCGCCGAGCGGCTGAGCGAGACGCTGGGCCAGCCCGTGGTGGTCGAGAACCGCACCGGCGCCGGCGGCGCGGTGGGCGTGGAGGCCGCGGCGCGCAGCCCGGCCGATGGCTACACCATGCTGGTCGCCACCAATGGCGTGATGACGCAGGCGCCGCATCTGGGCCTGATGCGCGCCGTGGACGTGCGGCGGGAGCTGACCTACCTGTCCAAGATCTTCACGACCGACGTGATCGTGGTGATCCACCCCTCCATCCCGGCGCAGACGCTACAGGAATTCGTGGCTTATGTGCGGGCGCGGCCGGGGCAGCTCAGCTTCGCCACCTCGGGCGTCGGCTCGGGCACGCATATCTTCACCGAGCTCTTCATGGCGGTGACCGGCACGCAGATGGTGCATGTGCCCTATCGCGGCTCGGGCCAGGCCATGGCGGATCTCGTGAATGGCACGGTGCAGGTCATGCTGGACCAGCCGGCCTCCTCCATTGGCCAGGTGCGGGCGCGGGCGATCCGCGCGCTCGCCACCAGCGGCCCCGCGCGCATCGCCGTGCTGCCCGACCTGCCGACCTTCGCCGAGGCCGGCTTCGGCGAGGCCACGGTGCAGAGCTGGGGCAGCATCGCGGTGCCAACGGGCACGCCGCAGCCCGCGCAGGAGCGGCTGGCCGCCGCGGTGCGCGAGGCCGTCTCCAACCCGGGCGTGATCAGCCGGATGGCGGCGGCGGGGCTGGTCGCCGTCGGCAACACCCAGGCCGAGATGACGCAGTTCGCGGCGCAGGAATTCGACCGCTGGGGCCAGGTCATCCGCGCACGCAACATCCGCGTGGATTGA
- a CDS encoding DUF952 domain-containing protein: protein MEPLIYTLVREADWRAAEAAGAYHGSADDRRDGFLHFSTAAQLRASAAKHRAGVADLWMIEADAATLGDALKWEPASGGSRPGLFPHLYAPLPLSAIRRAIPVPLDAEGRHAFPGGIP from the coding sequence ATGGAACCCCTGATCTACACCCTGGTGCGCGAGGCCGATTGGCGCGCCGCGGAAGCCGCCGGCGCCTATCATGGCAGCGCCGATGACCGCCGCGACGGCTTCCTGCATTTCTCGACCGCGGCCCAGCTCCGCGCCAGCGCCGCCAAGCACCGCGCCGGCGTGGCCGATCTCTGGATGATCGAGGCCGATGCGGCGACCCTGGGCGATGCGTTGAAATGGGAACCGGCGTCCGGCGGCAGCCGCCCGGGCCTCTTCCCGCATCTCTACGCGCCGCTGCCACTCTCCGCGATCCGCCGCGCCATCCCGGTGCCGCTGGATGCCGAAGGCCGTCACGCCTTCCCGGGCGGGATCCCCTGA
- a CDS encoding cell wall hydrolase, with protein sequence MSTTAPSPTRLAAQAAAEELLARILYAEAGQRPVRAIEALACLALNRAHAALATAEARTRFAGDAAPETLPRAVIAVLRAPFQFPVRHPQHERHALFAAPIEGDAALAVCRRIAGRALRGALPDATRGALLWHDLLRQPGWSLGRMPTLEAGGLAFYRLEGL encoded by the coding sequence GTGAGCACCACGGCCCCCTCCCCCACCCGCCTCGCCGCCCAGGCCGCCGCCGAGGAGCTGCTGGCCCGCATCCTCTATGCCGAAGCCGGCCAGCGCCCGGTCCGCGCCATCGAGGCGCTGGCCTGCCTCGCGCTGAACCGCGCCCACGCCGCGCTCGCCACCGCCGAGGCGCGCACCCGCTTCGCCGGCGATGCGGCGCCCGAGACGCTGCCGCGGGCCGTCATCGCTGTGCTGCGCGCGCCCTTCCAGTTCCCGGTGCGCCACCCCCAGCATGAGCGGCACGCGCTCTTCGCCGCGCCGATCGAGGGTGACGCCGCGCTCGCCGTCTGCCGCCGCATCGCCGGCCGCGCGCTGCGCGGCGCCCTGCCGGATGCGACGCGGGGCGCGCTGCTCTGGCATGACCTGCTGCGCCAGCCCGGATGGTCGCTCGGCCGCATGCCGACGCTGGAGGCGGGCGGCCTCGCCTTCTACCGGCTGGAGGGCCTGTGA
- a CDS encoding AzlC family ABC transporter permease, producing MIFRTACREALGAPALAMAATFLAFGAAVQAAGLGLGWGLAAALLVYGMPGQMVLVAAVGLPGGALPAVLGAATANARFLPMAVALSPWLGGGPRRWWALPFIAVTPWAMAMRRLPGLPEVERLPWFLGFGLTSWLVAGAATILGHAIAPLLQGPVLALMLLVNPLYFTLILAHEVRVPPGRRAVIAGCCAAPLALLLPAAWGLLVAGILGGTLAFLWGERRGRR from the coding sequence ATGATCTTCCGCACCGCCTGCCGTGAGGCGCTGGGCGCGCCGGCGCTCGCCATGGCGGCCACCTTCCTGGCCTTCGGCGCGGCCGTGCAGGCGGCGGGGCTCGGCCTCGGCTGGGGGCTGGCGGCGGCGCTGCTGGTCTATGGCATGCCGGGGCAGATGGTGCTGGTGGCAGCCGTGGGCCTGCCGGGCGGCGCGCTTCCGGCGGTGCTGGGCGCCGCCACCGCCAATGCGCGCTTCCTGCCCATGGCGGTCGCGCTTTCGCCCTGGCTGGGCGGCGGGCCGCGCCGCTGGTGGGCGTTGCCCTTCATCGCCGTCACCCCCTGGGCCATGGCGATGCGGCGCCTGCCCGGCCTGCCGGAGGTGGAGCGCCTACCCTGGTTCCTGGGCTTCGGCCTGACCTCCTGGCTGGTGGCGGGGGCGGCGACCATTCTCGGCCACGCCATCGCCCCCCTGCTGCAAGGGCCGGTGCTGGCGCTGATGCTTCTGGTGAACCCGCTCTATTTCACGCTGATCCTGGCACATGAGGTGCGCGTGCCACCCGGCCGCCGTGCCGTGATCGCCGGCTGCTGCGCGGCGCCGCTGGCGCTGCTGCTGCCCGCCGCCTGGGGGCTGCTCGTGGCGGGCATCCTCGGCGGCACGCTGGCCTTCCTGTGGGGGGAGCGGCGTGGCCGGCGCTGA
- the terL gene encoding phage terminase large subunit, with the protein MTQESLADLLEFAWVWNRQLRQGTPQVHRRILRWLETEQASRRLLLMAFRGCGKSTLVGLFCAWSLYRNPELRILVVAADQMLAGKMVGHVRRIIERHPLCAALIPEGNEAWAADRFTVQRPGALRDPSMLAQGLLGNITGARADIIICDDVEVAGNCDTPGKRGELRERLAETEFILTPGGLILYVGTPHTEESLYRAGEGFLDGYRRLEVPILDAAGQSAWPERFKDSAIAALRGRVGALHFARQMLLQPVAMSAARLDPALLLRYAEETEYREANGRAQLWLLGRRMASGGGYWDPAFGRAEGGGDGSVLAATYTDDEGRHFLHRLAWITQRSDAPEDPATQQCRQVATLARELILPVLRVETNGLGRFLPALLRREMARAGVACTVLEHSNRRPKAERILAAFDPLLAGRRLHAHESVFRTGFPREMAEWRPDARGARDDGLDAVAGCILAEPVRLPALPPRPSAPNWRGG; encoded by the coding sequence ATGACCCAGGAGAGCCTGGCTGACCTGCTCGAATTCGCCTGGGTGTGGAACCGGCAATTGCGCCAGGGCACGCCGCAGGTGCATCGCCGCATCCTGCGCTGGCTGGAGACGGAGCAGGCCTCGCGTCGCCTGCTGCTCATGGCCTTCCGCGGCTGCGGCAAGTCCACCCTGGTCGGCCTGTTCTGCGCCTGGTCGCTCTACCGCAATCCGGAGCTGCGCATCCTCGTCGTCGCGGCGGACCAGATGCTGGCGGGCAAGATGGTCGGCCATGTCCGCCGGATCATCGAACGCCATCCGCTTTGCGCGGCCCTGATCCCGGAAGGCAACGAGGCCTGGGCGGCGGATCGCTTCACCGTGCAGCGGCCAGGCGCGCTGCGCGATCCCTCGATGCTGGCACAGGGCCTGCTCGGCAACATCACTGGCGCGCGGGCCGACATCATCATCTGCGACGATGTGGAAGTCGCCGGCAATTGCGACACGCCCGGCAAGCGCGGAGAACTGCGCGAGCGTCTGGCCGAGACGGAGTTCATCCTCACGCCCGGCGGGCTGATCCTCTATGTCGGCACGCCGCACACGGAGGAGAGCCTGTATCGGGCGGGCGAAGGCTTCCTCGATGGCTATCGCCGGCTGGAGGTGCCGATCCTGGACGCCGCCGGCCAGAGCGCCTGGCCGGAGCGCTTCAAGGACAGTGCCATTGCCGCCCTGCGCGGGCGCGTTGGCGCGTTGCACTTCGCGCGCCAGATGCTGCTGCAGCCGGTGGCGATGAGTGCGGCGCGGCTCGATCCCGCGCTGCTGCTGCGCTACGCGGAGGAGACGGAATACCGCGAGGCGAATGGCCGCGCGCAGCTCTGGCTGCTCGGCCGGCGCATGGCCTCGGGCGGCGGCTACTGGGACCCGGCCTTCGGCCGCGCGGAAGGCGGCGGCGACGGCTCGGTGCTCGCCGCCACCTATACGGATGACGAGGGCCGGCACTTCCTGCATCGCCTCGCCTGGATCACGCAGCGCAGCGACGCGCCGGAGGACCCGGCGACGCAGCAATGCCGACAGGTGGCGACACTCGCGCGGGAGCTGATCCTGCCCGTGCTGCGCGTGGAGACGAACGGCCTCGGCCGCTTCCTGCCCGCCCTGCTGCGGCGGGAGATGGCGCGCGCGGGCGTGGCCTGCACCGTGCTGGAGCACAGCAACCGCCGCCCCAAGGCCGAGCGGATTCTCGCCGCCTTCGACCCGCTTCTCGCCGGCCGCCGGCTGCACGCGCATGAAAGCGTGTTCCGTACCGGCTTCCCGCGCGAGATGGCCGAATGGCGGCCGGACGCGCGGGGTGCGCGCGATGACGGGCTGGACGCCGTGGCGGGCTGCATCCTGGCCGAGCCGGTGCGCCTGCCGGCCCTGCCGCCGCGCCCATCCGCGCCCAATTGGCGGGGTGGCTAG
- a CDS encoding DMT family transporter, translating to MRGPLLLMAGIGLFGLLDANSKLLAGDFSAAQAIFLRHAVLLGLLIGLRGAFGWPGGPLRTAHPWLHGLRACTMLTAGLTFYVAVRYLSLADAYLIFFTAPFMTLILARVFLKERVPRAAWLWSGVGFCGVMIALAPQLGEGGSLYGFACALLGTIAYAANITLNRSLRAEPGIARLVLWPSLFGVLATGPFAATYWAAPSAVEWAQLLLNGLLAGGATILLALALRHSSPARLAPFEFIALPLSVTLDLVVFGNAPGIEVILGGLVVVLACVMSERAVSRARQGIPPGKA from the coding sequence GTGCGCGGCCCGCTCCTGCTCATGGCAGGCATCGGCCTGTTCGGGCTGCTCGACGCCAACAGCAAGCTGCTGGCGGGCGATTTCTCGGCCGCCCAGGCGATCTTCCTGCGGCATGCGGTGCTGCTGGGACTGCTGATCGGGCTGCGCGGCGCCTTCGGCTGGCCGGGCGGGCCCCTGCGGACGGCGCATCCCTGGCTGCATGGCTTGCGCGCCTGCACCATGCTGACGGCCGGGCTCACCTTCTATGTCGCGGTGCGCTACCTCAGCCTGGCCGATGCCTACCTGATCTTCTTCACCGCGCCCTTCATGACGCTGATCCTGGCGCGCGTCTTCCTGAAGGAGCGCGTGCCGCGCGCGGCCTGGCTGTGGTCGGGCGTGGGGTTCTGCGGCGTGATGATCGCGCTGGCGCCGCAGCTGGGCGAGGGGGGCAGCCTCTACGGCTTCGCCTGCGCGCTGCTCGGCACCATCGCCTATGCGGCCAACATCACGCTGAACCGCAGCCTGCGGGCCGAGCCCGGGATCGCGCGGCTGGTGCTCTGGCCCTCGCTTTTCGGCGTACTGGCGACGGGGCCCTTCGCCGCCACCTATTGGGCGGCGCCGAGTGCCGTGGAATGGGCGCAGCTTCTGCTCAATGGCCTGCTTGCGGGCGGGGCGACCATCCTGCTGGCGCTGGCCTTGCGGCACAGCAGCCCCGCGCGCCTCGCTCCCTTCGAGTTCATCGCGCTGCCGCTTTCCGTCACGCTCGACCTCGTGGTCTTCGGCAATGCGCCGGGCATCGAGGTGATCCTGGGCGGGTTGGTGGTGGTGCTGGCCTGCGTGATGAGCGAGCGCGCCGTCTCACGCGCGCGTCAGGGGATCCCGCCCGGGAAGGCGTGA
- a CDS encoding quinone-dependent dihydroorotate dehydrogenase gives MTPSLASALMPLMRGLDAETAHGLALKALALGLAGRDDTTDAPSLATRALGLDFRNPIGLAAGFDKDAVAILPLLRVGFGFVEAGTVTPRPQAGNPRPRLFRLTEDAAVINRMGFNNAGLDSYLARLRDLPRPLPGVLGANVGVNKEGADPERDYPALCRAVAPLADYVTINISSPNTPGLRDLQGEARLASILDAVSPPALGKPVLVKLAPDLAEDALTPIIEVCVTRGVAGLIISNTTIARPETLRSAHKGEAGGLSGAPLFERSTEMLARAHRIAAGRLVLIGAGGVATGAQAYAKIRAGASLVQLYSGFAYGGPALIGRIKRELADLLARDGFAHVADAVGTGA, from the coding sequence ATGACCCCCTCCCTCGCTTCCGCCCTGATGCCCCTGATGCGGGGGCTCGATGCCGAAACCGCGCATGGGCTGGCGCTCAAGGCGCTCGCCCTCGGCCTCGCCGGGCGCGACGACACGACCGATGCGCCGAGCCTCGCCACCCGCGCGCTGGGCCTGGATTTCCGCAACCCGATCGGCCTCGCCGCCGGCTTCGACAAGGATGCGGTGGCGATCCTGCCGCTGCTGCGGGTGGGCTTCGGCTTCGTCGAGGCGGGCACCGTCACGCCCCGCCCCCAGGCCGGCAACCCGCGCCCGCGCCTGTTCCGGCTGACCGAGGATGCGGCGGTGATCAACCGCATGGGCTTCAACAATGCGGGCCTCGATTCCTACCTGGCCCGCCTGCGCGACCTGCCGCGCCCGCTGCCCGGCGTGCTCGGCGCCAATGTCGGCGTGAACAAGGAGGGCGCCGACCCGGAGCGCGACTACCCCGCCCTCTGCCGCGCCGTGGCCCCCCTCGCCGACTACGTCACGATCAACATCTCCTCCCCCAACACCCCCGGCCTGCGCGATCTCCAGGGCGAGGCGCGCCTCGCCTCCATCCTCGACGCCGTCTCGCCCCCGGCGCTCGGCAAGCCCGTTCTGGTGAAGCTGGCGCCGGACCTGGCGGAGGATGCGCTGACCCCGATCATCGAGGTCTGCGTCACGCGCGGCGTGGCCGGCCTCATCATCAGCAACACCACCATCGCGCGGCCAGAGACGCTACGCTCGGCGCACAAGGGCGAGGCGGGCGGGCTTTCGGGCGCGCCGCTCTTCGAGCGTTCCACCGAGATGCTGGCCCGCGCGCATCGCATCGCCGCCGGGCGGCTGGTGCTGATCGGCGCCGGCGGCGTCGCGACCGGCGCCCAGGCCTATGCCAAGATCCGGGCCGGCGCCTCGCTCGTGCAGCTCTACAGCGGTTTCGCCTATGGCGGGCCCGCCCTGATCGGCCGCATCAAGCGCGAACTGGCCGATCTCCTGGCCCGGGACGGTTTCGCCCATGTCGCCGATGCGGTAGGCACCGGCGCATGA
- a CDS encoding RidA family protein, producing MITFSNPEGVAAPASRYSHAALVEGPGRRLVLSGQVGIAPDGSIPEDGEAQIALALANLRTLLAAHGMGPANIVKLTVFLTDTALIAPWRQARDAAMEGHAPTSTLLIVAGLAHPRFLVEVEAEAFASA from the coding sequence ATGATCACCTTCTCCAATCCCGAGGGCGTCGCCGCCCCTGCCTCGCGCTATTCGCATGCGGCGCTGGTCGAGGGGCCGGGGCGGCGCCTCGTGCTCTCGGGCCAGGTCGGCATCGCGCCGGATGGCAGCATCCCCGAGGACGGCGAAGCGCAGATCGCGCTGGCGCTGGCCAATCTCCGCACGCTGCTGGCTGCCCATGGCATGGGGCCCGCGAATATCGTGAAGCTCACCGTCTTCCTGACCGACACGGCGCTGATCGCGCCCTGGCGCCAGGCGCGCGATGCCGCGATGGAGGGCCATGCTCCCACCAGCACGCTGCTCATCGTGGCGGGCCTCGCCCATCCCCGCTTCCTCGTCGAGGTGGAGGCGGAAGCCTTCGCCAGCGCTTGA
- a CDS encoding glycosyl hydrolase family 28-related protein — protein MSEHIRIGDIAPRVHYVADGVQTAFTYPFPIFEPGDLEVLTDNAPANYGFTVEGAGDSAGGTLRYADAPAPGTRITILRRLTIERVTDFQSNGVLRANTLNDELDRQVAALQEVRDDVQGAIRLSAAEAPSGMVLPLRAARAEKLLGFDATGDVMAYDRTGTIAAAFPGAVPRSVEDKLAETLTARDFGATGDGVSDDGPALQAAMNAAGAAGKHLVIGEGTYRTTMPLLLPGGAAGLTMHGTILYAGPGGLTALTIGDGGAVRNATKLYQGLRVIRATISDWMNFGDIGIVLRNLDSSVVEIRQVEGFTIGAQTLGVERGFEDSNVHLGRIVNNHIGLDIQTQTAAAWNTSIRYYGGHFAIASALHPTLSRYGIRFSAQPGAYVAHNRHVFFGPAFELQARDRPAIQGIPFLSLVNSRAVIVYGMRMEGCSPYPARHAGNAQDHVYEVAWASQGYLLEVLYDGTAARVGAVVRGMHQAAAHREFTREVGAVPSLRAAAFRWNASQTGFDQLACLSTNVSGNPTTLPDFALPGLEDYVLTNRGVVLPGGRGLGFVVDATRAREFALAVDADDPRLIVQCFDAGMGLLTDAGGQLVRASGMSMTWNATARWWQGSADMTDADLTRLQVVRLEPAVAYAIIGVARIGTDYEVRAMRLFCDPAVSPPLLYGLPDLRHGARELRAELAWDPPSIAAGASAQLNVPLAGARPGDFVQAAFTLSTSGVVFLAQIGAQDVVTVTAWNRSGAAVDLGAGTVRVRLVKS, from the coding sequence ATGTCCGAGCACATCCGCATCGGCGATATCGCGCCGCGCGTGCACTACGTCGCCGACGGCGTGCAGACCGCCTTCACCTATCCCTTCCCGATCTTCGAGCCGGGCGACCTGGAGGTGCTGACCGACAACGCGCCCGCAAATTACGGCTTCACGGTCGAAGGCGCGGGCGACTCCGCCGGTGGCACCCTGCGCTATGCCGATGCGCCGGCGCCGGGCACGCGCATCACCATCCTGCGCCGCCTCACCATCGAACGCGTGACGGATTTCCAGTCCAACGGCGTCCTGCGCGCCAATACGCTGAACGACGAGCTGGACCGCCAGGTGGCGGCCCTGCAGGAGGTGCGGGACGACGTGCAGGGCGCAATCCGCCTCTCCGCCGCGGAGGCGCCGTCCGGCATGGTGCTGCCGCTGCGCGCCGCCCGCGCCGAGAAGCTGCTCGGCTTCGACGCGACCGGCGACGTCATGGCCTATGACCGCACGGGCACCATCGCCGCCGCCTTTCCCGGCGCCGTACCGCGCAGCGTGGAGGACAAGCTGGCCGAGACACTGACGGCGCGCGACTTCGGCGCGACCGGTGACGGCGTGAGCGATGACGGCCCGGCGCTGCAGGCGGCGATGAATGCGGCGGGCGCGGCGGGCAAGCACCTCGTCATCGGCGAGGGCACCTACCGCACGACCATGCCCCTGCTGCTGCCCGGCGGCGCCGCCGGCCTCACCATGCACGGCACCATCCTCTATGCCGGCCCGGGCGGCCTCACGGCGCTGACCATCGGCGATGGCGGGGCGGTGCGGAACGCCACCAAGCTCTACCAGGGGCTGCGCGTGATCCGCGCCACCATCAGCGACTGGATGAACTTCGGCGACATCGGCATCGTCCTGCGCAACCTCGATTCCAGCGTGGTCGAGATCCGCCAGGTGGAGGGCTTCACCATCGGCGCGCAGACGCTGGGCGTGGAGCGCGGCTTCGAGGACAGCAACGTCCATCTCGGCCGCATCGTGAACAACCACATCGGCCTCGACATCCAGACCCAGACGGCGGCCGCCTGGAACACCTCGATACGCTATTACGGCGGGCATTTCGCCATCGCGAGCGCGCTGCATCCGACGTTGAGCCGCTACGGCATCCGCTTCTCGGCGCAGCCGGGCGCCTATGTCGCGCACAACCGCCACGTCTTCTTCGGGCCCGCCTTCGAGCTGCAGGCGCGCGACCGGCCCGCCATCCAGGGCATCCCCTTCCTCAGCCTGGTGAACAGCCGTGCCGTCATCGTCTATGGTATGCGGATGGAGGGCTGCTCGCCCTATCCGGCGCGGCATGCCGGCAACGCGCAGGACCATGTCTACGAAGTCGCCTGGGCGAGCCAGGGCTACCTGCTGGAGGTGCTCTATGACGGCACGGCGGCGCGCGTCGGCGCCGTGGTGCGCGGCATGCACCAGGCGGCCGCGCATCGCGAATTCACGCGGGAGGTGGGTGCCGTGCCCAGCCTGCGCGCCGCCGCCTTCCGCTGGAATGCCTCGCAGACAGGCTTCGACCAGTTGGCCTGCCTCTCCACCAATGTCAGCGGCAACCCGACCACGCTGCCCGACTTCGCCCTGCCCGGCCTCGAGGACTACGTGCTCACCAATCGCGGCGTGGTGCTGCCGGGCGGGCGCGGCCTCGGCTTCGTCGTGGATGCGACCCGCGCGCGGGAATTCGCGCTGGCCGTGGATGCCGACGATCCACGCCTGATCGTGCAGTGCTTCGATGCGGGGATGGGCCTGCTGACCGACGCGGGGGGGCAGCTCGTCCGCGCCTCAGGCATGTCCATGACCTGGAACGCCACCGCCCGCTGGTGGCAGGGCTCGGCCGACATGACGGATGCCGATCTCACGCGGCTGCAGGTGGTGCGGCTCGAGCCCGCCGTCGCCTATGCCATCATCGGCGTGGCGCGCATCGGCACGGATTACGAGGTGCGGGCCATGCGCCTCTTCTGCGACCCCGCGGTCTCGCCGCCGCTGCTCTACGGCCTGCCGGACCTGCGCCACGGCGCGCGCGAACTGCGTGCCGAGCTGGCCTGGGACCCGCCCTCGATCGCGGCGGGTGCGAGCGCGCAGCTCAACGTGCCCCTCGCCGGCGCCAGGCCCGGCGATTTCGTGCAGGCCGCCTTCACGCTCTCCACCTCCGGCGTCGTCTTCCTCGCGCAGATCGGCGCGCAGGATGTGGTGACGGTGACGGCGTGGAACCGCAGCGGCGCCGCGGTGGACCTCGGCGCCGGCACGGTCAGGGTCCGCCTGGTGAAGTCGTGA